Proteins encoded together in one Flavobacterium keumense window:
- a CDS encoding 5-(carboxyamino)imidazole ribonucleotide synthase: MNYFSSNFKLGILGGGQLGKMLLHDTRKFDIQTYVLDPSEEAPCKIACNQFFQGDLMDFDTVYKFGKKVDILTFEIELVNLDALTQLEEEGVPVYPSPKTLKLIQNKGIQKDFYTQHNIPTAPYQRFENLENLKSAINSQQSTLQLPFVWKCTEFGYDGNGVKVVRKVADLDELPNVECIAEAMIPFKNELAVIVCRNPSGEIKTYPVVEMEFHPEANQVEYVICPARIDEEVAQKARAIALNVSQQFHHVGLLAVEMFQTENDEILVNEVAPRPHNSGHYSIEASYTSQFENHLRAILDLPLGNTDSKVAGIMVNLVGEENFSGNVIYENIEKILDWDGVTPHIYGKKQTRPFRKMGHVTIVNEDVNEARKIAEEVKNTIRVISEK, from the coding sequence ATGAACTATTTTTCTTCCAATTTTAAATTAGGTATTCTAGGTGGAGGCCAATTAGGCAAAATGCTTTTGCATGACACTCGAAAATTTGATATTCAAACCTATGTTTTGGATCCAAGTGAAGAAGCACCTTGTAAAATTGCTTGCAACCAATTCTTTCAAGGAGATTTGATGGATTTTGACACCGTATATAAATTCGGAAAAAAAGTAGATATTTTGACTTTCGAAATCGAATTGGTGAACCTAGACGCCTTAACACAATTAGAAGAAGAAGGAGTACCCGTTTATCCTTCGCCAAAAACCTTGAAATTGATTCAAAACAAAGGTATTCAAAAAGATTTTTACACCCAACACAATATTCCAACAGCTCCGTACCAGCGATTTGAAAATCTTGAAAATCTAAAATCAGCAATCAACAGTCAGCAATCAACGCTTCAATTGCCTTTTGTTTGGAAGTGTACCGAATTTGGTTACGATGGTAATGGGGTCAAAGTAGTTCGAAAAGTAGCTGATTTAGACGAATTACCCAACGTAGAATGTATTGCCGAGGCAATGATCCCATTCAAAAACGAATTGGCCGTTATTGTATGTCGCAATCCTTCGGGCGAAATCAAAACCTATCCTGTGGTAGAAATGGAATTTCACCCCGAAGCCAATCAGGTAGAATATGTTATTTGTCCTGCGCGAATTGATGAGGAAGTAGCCCAAAAAGCCAGAGCCATTGCTTTGAATGTTTCCCAACAATTTCATCATGTGGGGTTATTAGCAGTGGAAATGTTTCAAACCGAAAATGACGAAATTCTAGTCAATGAGGTAGCGCCAAGACCACATAATTCAGGTCATTATTCTATTGAAGCAAGTTACACCTCACAATTTGAAAATCATTTGCGCGCGATTTTAGATTTACCTTTAGGCAATACTGATAGTAAAGTGGCCGGAATTATGGTCAATTTGGTAGGCGAAGAAAATTTTTCGGGCAATGTAATTTATGAAAACATTGAAAAAATACTAGACTGGGATGGTGTAACACCACACATCTACGGTAAAAAACAAACCCGCCCTTTTAGAAAAATGGGACACGTCACCATCGTAAATGAAGACGTAAACGAAGCAAGAAAAATTGCCGAAGAGGTAAAAAATACGATTCGAGTAATTAGTGAAAAATAA
- a CDS encoding adenylate kinase: protein MINIVLFGKPGAGKGTQAEFLKEKYNLTHLSTGDIFRFNIKNETELGKLAKTYMDKGDLVPDEVTIQMLQSEVDANPQSAGFLFDGFPRTLAQAGALDRFLESKGQQITATVALEADDEILVQRLLERGKTSGRPDDQDEEKIRNRYQEYNEKTAPLMGYYKDQGKFYAVDGIGSIAEITERLSAVIDNL from the coding sequence ATGATTAACATTGTTTTATTTGGGAAACCAGGAGCAGGAAAAGGAACTCAAGCTGAATTTTTGAAAGAGAAATACAACCTAACACACCTTTCAACAGGGGATATTTTTAGATTTAATATTAAGAATGAAACCGAGTTAGGGAAATTAGCTAAAACCTATATGGATAAAGGCGATTTAGTTCCTGATGAGGTAACGATTCAAATGTTACAATCAGAAGTAGATGCTAATCCGCAATCGGCTGGGTTTTTATTTGACGGTTTTCCAAGAACTTTGGCACAAGCGGGTGCTTTGGATCGTTTTTTAGAATCAAAAGGACAACAAATTACAGCGACTGTGGCTTTAGAAGCAGATGATGAAATTTTGGTACAACGTCTTTTAGAAAGAGGTAAAACTTCGGGAAGACCAGATGATCAAGATGAAGAGAAAATCAGAAACCGTTACCAAGAATACAATGAAAAGACCGCTCCTTTGATGGGGTACTACAAAGATCAAGGTAAATTTTATGCAGTGGATGGAATAGGTTCTATCGCTGAGATTACTGAACGATTGAGCGCTGTAATTGATAATTTATAG
- a CDS encoding hemolysin family protein encodes MSEIALISSRKSRLETAAKKGSKTAKTALDLANSPNKFLSAVQIGITLIGILTGIYSGDKITEDVEFFVSGFAAMQPYAHSLSVAIVVVILTFFSLVLGELLPKRIGLNYPESIAKAMAMPMKGISIITAPFIWLLTTSTEFLLDILQIKPTADGKVTEEEIKAIIKEGTEVGEVQEIEQDIVERVFHIGDRKVNSLMTHRSSMVYLSVDDTLEEIKSKVLDELHSVYPVCEENLDEVVGVVYLKDLFANFEKGNFQLKSIAKEPAYFIEHTSAYKALENFKKTKVHYAFITDEYGVFQGIITLNDILEALVGDAADFDDDEYQLIANEDGSWLVDGQYSLHDFLTYFDLDELTTDYEVTTVSGFIITELGAIPKEGDKLIWNKLEFEAQKMDGVKIDKVVIKTFVD; translated from the coding sequence ATGTCCGAAATTGCCTTGATTTCTTCACGAAAAAGTAGATTGGAAACAGCTGCTAAAAAAGGGAGTAAAACCGCGAAAACTGCCCTTGATTTAGCTAATTCTCCAAATAAATTCCTTTCGGCTGTTCAAATAGGAATAACCCTTATTGGAATTTTAACCGGAATCTATAGTGGAGATAAAATTACTGAAGACGTTGAGTTTTTTGTGAGTGGATTTGCAGCGATGCAGCCTTATGCGCATTCTCTTTCAGTGGCAATAGTAGTTGTAATATTAACCTTTTTTTCTTTGGTTTTGGGTGAATTACTACCCAAGCGTATTGGTTTAAATTACCCGGAATCAATTGCCAAAGCTATGGCTATGCCAATGAAGGGAATTTCCATTATCACGGCGCCTTTTATTTGGTTATTAACCACATCGACAGAATTTCTTTTAGACATTCTTCAAATTAAACCTACGGCAGACGGAAAAGTTACTGAAGAAGAAATTAAAGCTATAATCAAAGAGGGTACAGAAGTTGGTGAGGTGCAAGAAATTGAACAGGATATTGTGGAACGTGTATTTCACATTGGAGACAGGAAAGTGAATTCGTTGATGACGCATCGAAGTTCTATGGTCTATCTTTCTGTAGATGATACTTTGGAAGAAATCAAATCTAAAGTATTGGATGAATTGCATTCTGTTTATCCCGTTTGTGAAGAAAATTTGGACGAGGTAGTAGGAGTTGTGTATTTGAAAGACTTGTTTGCTAACTTTGAAAAAGGCAACTTTCAATTGAAATCGATTGCTAAAGAGCCCGCTTATTTTATCGAGCATACATCGGCCTATAAAGCCCTTGAGAATTTTAAGAAAACGAAAGTTCATTATGCTTTTATCACAGATGAATATGGCGTTTTTCAAGGGATTATTACACTGAATGATATTTTGGAAGCATTGGTAGGTGATGCTGCTGATTTTGATGATGATGAATACCAATTGATTGCGAATGAAGATGGTTCTTGGTTAGTAGATGGGCAGTATTCCTTACACGATTTCTTGACTTATTTTGATTTGGATGAGTTGACCACTGACTATGAAGTAACTACCGTTAGTGGTTTTATTATTACAGAGTTAGGCGCTATTCCTAAAGAAGGAGATAAATTGATTTGGAATAAGTTGGAATTTGAAGCTCAAAAAATGGATGGTGTAAAGATTGATAAAGTAGTAATCAAAACATTTGTAGATTAA
- the obgE gene encoding GTPase ObgE — protein sequence MTEGNFVDYVKIYVSSGKGGKGSTHLHREKFIEKGGPDGGDGGRGGHVYLIGNKGLWTLFHLKFARHIKAGHGGDGGSDRSTGADGEDKFIEVPLGTVVKDKETGEVLFEITEDGEKKILAQGGKGGLGNWHFRSSTNQTPRYAQPGLPGVEMDVILELKVLADVGLVGFPNAGKSTLLSVLTSAKPKIADYPFTTLKPNLGIVAYRDFQSFVIADIPGIIEGAAEGKGLGHYFLRHIERNSTLLFLVPVDTPDIKAEYDILVNELTKYNPEMLDKERLLVISKIDMLDEELKAELKAELDVAFKDIPYLFISSVAQQGLTELKDKLWNMLNN from the coding sequence ATGACAGAAGGGAACTTCGTTGATTACGTTAAAATATATGTATCTTCTGGAAAAGGAGGGAAAGGTTCTACGCACTTGCATAGAGAAAAATTTATTGAAAAAGGGGGGCCAGATGGCGGAGATGGTGGTCGTGGAGGGCATGTTTATTTAATTGGTAATAAAGGACTTTGGACCTTATTTCATTTGAAATTTGCACGACACATTAAAGCAGGTCATGGAGGAGATGGAGGTTCTGATCGAAGTACGGGTGCTGATGGAGAAGATAAATTTATTGAAGTGCCTTTAGGAACTGTGGTAAAAGATAAAGAAACCGGAGAGGTTTTATTTGAAATTACCGAAGACGGAGAGAAAAAAATCTTAGCTCAAGGTGGAAAAGGAGGTTTAGGTAATTGGCATTTTAGAAGTTCAACCAATCAAACCCCACGTTATGCACAGCCGGGTTTACCGGGTGTAGAAATGGATGTGATTTTAGAATTGAAAGTATTGGCTGATGTGGGCTTAGTTGGATTTCCAAATGCTGGAAAATCAACCTTGTTGTCGGTTTTAACTTCAGCGAAACCCAAAATTGCGGATTATCCATTTACAACCTTAAAACCTAATTTAGGAATTGTAGCGTATCGTGATTTTCAATCGTTTGTAATTGCTGATATTCCTGGAATTATTGAAGGTGCAGCTGAAGGGAAAGGATTGGGGCATTACTTTTTGCGTCATATTGAACGAAATTCTACTTTGTTATTTTTAGTCCCTGTGGATACGCCCGATATTAAAGCTGAATACGATATTTTAGTCAATGAATTGACCAAGTACAATCCGGAAATGTTAGACAAAGAACGGTTGTTGGTCATTTCAAAAATAGATATGTTGGATGAAGAATTGAAGGCAGAACTAAAGGCAGAATTAGATGTTGCGTTTAAGGATATTCCGTATTTGTTTATTTCTTCGGTGGCACAACAAGGTTTGACTGAATTAAAAGATAAATTGTGGAATATGTTAAATAACTAA
- a CDS encoding tetratricopeptide repeat protein: protein MKGIVFVLLFFPILLWSQVNFEKAEQFFEAGKIEQARTLFESVVVENPSHLKAIEYLGDIAGQQKLWDKALLYYKKLKQLQPREANYYYKYGGALGMKAKEGTKFKALGMIEEIKSSFEKAIVLDPKHKESRWALVQLYLELPGIIGGSEAKAVQYSNELMRLSSLDGYLSKGYIEEYFGRNKKAELNYSKALELTHSKLAFQKLYNLYWYKMKNFAKAQQLKERFEK from the coding sequence ATGAAAGGGATTGTTTTTGTTTTACTATTTTTTCCAATACTACTTTGGTCTCAGGTTAATTTTGAGAAAGCAGAGCAGTTCTTTGAAGCTGGAAAAATAGAACAAGCTCGCACATTATTTGAAAGTGTAGTTGTTGAAAATCCATCGCATTTAAAAGCAATTGAATATTTGGGAGATATTGCAGGTCAGCAAAAGCTATGGGACAAAGCATTGTTGTATTACAAAAAGCTAAAACAATTACAACCTAGAGAAGCCAATTACTATTACAAATATGGAGGCGCTTTAGGAATGAAAGCGAAAGAGGGGACTAAATTTAAAGCATTGGGAATGATTGAGGAAATTAAATCGTCGTTTGAGAAAGCCATTGTTTTAGATCCGAAACACAAAGAATCCCGTTGGGCTTTGGTTCAGTTGTATTTGGAATTACCTGGAATTATTGGTGGTAGCGAAGCAAAAGCGGTACAGTATTCTAATGAATTGATGCGGTTGTCTTCTTTGGATGGGTATTTGTCAAAAGGATATATTGAAGAATATTTTGGTCGAAATAAAAAAGCGGAACTGAATTATAGTAAAGCTTTAGAGTTGACCCATTCAAAATTAGCTTTTCAAAAGTTATATAATTTGTATTGGTACAAAATGAAAAATTTTGCGAAAGCACAACAATTAAAAGAACGATTTGAAAAATAA
- a CDS encoding UDP-N-acetylmuramate--L-alanine ligase codes for MIDKNNTKSMPPSGGRRLHFIAIGGSAMHNLALALHNKGYQVTGSDDAIFEPSKSRLEKKGILPAEMGWFPEKITADIEAVILGMHAKADNPELLKAQELGLKIYSYPEFLYEQSKNKTRVVIGGSHGKTTITSMILHVMHYHNIAVDYMVGAQLEGFDTMVHLTEENDFMVLEGDEYLSSPIDRRPKFHLYQPNIALISGIAWDHINVFPTYENYVEQFEIFIGKITNGGILVYNEDDVEVKRVSEAAANPIRKLPYSTPAYTVSDGVTLLETPEGPMPIEVFGAHNLNNLAGAKWICQNMGVDEADFYEAIASFKGASKRLEKIAEGKGKVAYKDFAHSPSKVAATTKAVKEQYPNRTLVACLELHTYSSLNAEFLKEYEGALEYADEAVVFYSPDAVKIKQLEEVTYEQIAKAFNREDLIIYTNPAEFKHYLFSRNLDNSALLLMSSGNYGGLNFDGVKQLIE; via the coding sequence ATGATTGATAAAAATAATACTAAAAGCATGCCCCCTTCGGGGGGTAGGAGGCTACATTTTATTGCTATTGGTGGCAGTGCAATGCACAATTTAGCGTTGGCTTTACACAACAAAGGATATCAGGTTACAGGAAGTGACGATGCCATTTTTGAACCTTCTAAATCACGATTAGAAAAGAAAGGAATTTTACCTGCTGAAATGGGTTGGTTTCCAGAAAAAATCACCGCAGATATTGAAGCTGTAATTTTAGGAATGCACGCAAAGGCAGACAATCCTGAGTTGTTGAAAGCACAAGAATTAGGATTAAAAATTTATTCGTATCCGGAATTCTTATACGAACAGTCCAAAAATAAAACCCGTGTGGTTATTGGTGGTTCTCACGGAAAGACTACCATTACTTCGATGATTTTGCATGTCATGCATTACCATAATATTGCGGTAGATTATATGGTGGGAGCGCAGTTAGAAGGATTTGATACCATGGTGCATCTTACTGAAGAAAATGATTTTATGGTTTTGGAAGGTGATGAATATTTATCGTCTCCGATTGATAGACGTCCGAAATTTCATTTGTACCAGCCTAATATTGCTTTGATTTCTGGTATTGCTTGGGATCATATTAATGTGTTTCCAACCTATGAGAATTATGTAGAACAGTTTGAGATTTTTATTGGCAAAATTACGAATGGCGGAATTTTGGTGTATAACGAAGACGATGTTGAGGTAAAACGTGTTTCGGAAGCGGCTGCGAATCCAATTCGGAAACTGCCTTATAGCACGCCTGCTTATACGGTTAGCGATGGGGTAACGCTTTTAGAAACTCCTGAAGGACCTATGCCAATTGAGGTATTTGGTGCACATAATTTGAATAATTTAGCCGGTGCCAAATGGATTTGCCAAAATATGGGAGTGGACGAAGCTGATTTCTATGAGGCAATTGCTAGTTTTAAAGGGGCATCCAAACGTTTGGAAAAAATTGCCGAAGGAAAAGGAAAAGTAGCCTATAAAGATTTTGCTCATTCACCAAGCAAAGTAGCTGCCACCACCAAAGCTGTAAAAGAGCAATATCCAAATCGTACTTTAGTGGCTTGTTTGGAGTTGCACACGTATAGTAGTTTGAATGCTGAATTTTTGAAAGAATATGAAGGCGCTTTGGAATATGCCGATGAAGCAGTTGTTTTTTATTCGCCAGATGCGGTAAAAATCAAACAATTGGAAGAAGTAACTTATGAGCAAATTGCCAAAGCTTTTAATCGAGAAGATTTAATTATATATACCAATCCGGCCGAATTTAAACACTATTTATTCAGCCGAAATTTAGATAATTCTGCCTTACTTTTGATGAGTTCTGGTAATTACGGAGGATTGAATTTTGATGGAGTTAAGCAGTTGATAGAATAA
- the radC gene encoding RadC family protein, whose translation MEKAPFPISSWSEDDKPREKLMLKGKSALSDAELIAILIGSGSRNETAVDLSKRILATVSHNLNALGKQSLSQLMQFKGIGEAKAIAIVAALELGRRRRVEDAVELVKINSSKVIFELMQPIIGELQHEEFWIVYLNNSNKVISKQQLSKGGITGTVVDVRLVFKVALEMGATSLVLCHNHPSGSLKPSEADKQITQKLKKAGESLEILVLDHVIVTETGYFSFVDQGIL comes from the coding sequence ATGGAAAAAGCCCCCTTTCCCATTAGTAGTTGGTCTGAAGATGATAAACCTCGGGAGAAACTCATGCTTAAAGGTAAAAGTGCTTTAAGCGATGCCGAATTGATTGCTATATTAATAGGTTCTGGTAGTCGGAATGAAACGGCAGTCGATTTAAGCAAACGGATTTTGGCTACAGTTTCTCATAATTTGAATGCGCTAGGAAAACAAAGTTTGTCGCAATTGATGCAATTCAAAGGAATAGGAGAAGCTAAAGCAATTGCTATAGTAGCTGCTTTAGAATTAGGCAGAAGACGCAGGGTAGAAGACGCAGTTGAGTTAGTTAAAATCAATTCTAGTAAAGTCATTTTTGAGTTGATGCAACCCATTATTGGTGAATTGCAACACGAAGAGTTTTGGATTGTATATTTGAATAATTCTAACAAGGTGATTTCGAAACAACAATTGAGTAAAGGAGGAATTACAGGTACCGTGGTTGATGTTCGTTTGGTTTTTAAAGTAGCGCTTGAAATGGGAGCTACTTCTTTAGTTTTGTGTCATAATCATCCTTCGGGGAGTTTGAAACCCAGTGAGGCTGATAAGCAAATCACTCAGAAATTAAAAAAAGCAGGAGAGAGTTTAGAAATATTGGTTTTAGATCACGTAATAGTAACTGAGACAGGTTATTTTAGTTTTGTTGATCAAGGGATTTTGTAA
- a CDS encoding YjjG family noncanonical pyrimidine nucleotidase gives MKNKNIQHVFFDLDHTLWDFDKNSEMAFASIFKQDHPEIAIADFIAKYAPINQACWKLYQYDKITHEELRYKRLKDSFDALNYPISDAAIYQMAEDYIAFLPDNNHLFDGAIEILDYLNEKYQLHIITNGFANVQYKKIANSKMDSYFKTITNSEMAGVKKPNPIIFQHALDLAQAEKENSIMIGDCLEADVRGALDFGIDAVFFNPNKESSPEGIIAINHLLELKNYL, from the coding sequence ATGAAAAATAAAAATATACAGCATGTTTTTTTTGATTTGGATCACACCCTTTGGGATTTTGATAAAAATTCTGAAATGGCGTTTGCCTCTATTTTTAAGCAAGACCATCCTGAAATAGCAATAGCTGATTTTATAGCAAAATACGCGCCTATCAATCAGGCGTGTTGGAAATTGTATCAGTATGACAAAATCACGCATGAAGAATTGCGTTACAAAAGGCTTAAGGATTCTTTTGACGCTTTAAATTATCCTATTTCAGATGCAGCGATTTATCAAATGGCAGAGGATTATATTGCTTTTTTACCAGACAATAATCATCTGTTTGACGGCGCTATTGAAATTTTAGATTATTTAAATGAAAAATACCAATTGCATATTATTACCAATGGCTTTGCTAATGTTCAGTATAAAAAAATAGCCAATTCTAAGATGGATTCCTATTTTAAAACAATTACCAATTCTGAAATGGCAGGGGTTAAAAAGCCTAATCCTATTATATTTCAGCATGCTTTGGATTTGGCTCAAGCCGAAAAAGAAAACAGTATTATGATTGGCGATTGTTTAGAAGCCGATGTAAGAGGAGCTTTGGATTTTGGAATTGATGCGGTTTTTTTTAATCCAAATAAAGAAAGTAGCCCTGAAGGAATTATTGCAATTAATCATTTGTTGGAACTTAAAAATTATTTATGA
- a CDS encoding replication-associated recombination protein A, protein MEAPLAERIRPQQLEDYISQSHLVGVNGSLTQQIAKGIIPSLIFWGPPGTGKTTLAQIISQESKRPFYTLSAINSGVKDIREVIEKAKQSGGLFTSKNPILFIDEIHRFSKSQQDSLLAAVEKGWITLIGATTENPSFEVIPALLSRCQVYTLNAFNKEDLEALLDRAMQTDAILKEKKINLTETEALLRLSGGDGRKLLNLFELVVNASNEDEIFITNDRVLELVQQNTVLYDKTGEQHYDIVSAFIKSIRGSDPNGAVYWLARMIEGGEDVKFIARRMLILASEDIGNANPTAFIMANNTFQAVATIGYPESRIILSQCAVYLATSPKSNASYIAIGKAQQLVKQTGDLSVPIHLRNAPTPLMAALGYGEEYKYSHDYANNFAEQEFLPDAISGTTLYEPGNNTRENTTREFLKNRWKDKYGY, encoded by the coding sequence ATGGAAGCTCCTCTAGCAGAACGCATTCGTCCACAACAATTAGAAGACTATATTAGTCAATCCCACCTAGTGGGTGTTAATGGTTCGTTGACACAGCAGATAGCCAAAGGAATTATCCCTTCCTTGATTTTTTGGGGGCCTCCTGGCACAGGAAAAACTACTCTAGCCCAAATTATTTCGCAAGAATCCAAACGCCCTTTTTATACCTTAAGCGCTATTAATTCCGGAGTAAAAGATATCAGAGAGGTTATAGAAAAAGCCAAACAAAGCGGCGGACTTTTTACTTCCAAAAATCCCATTTTATTTATTGATGAGATTCATCGCTTTAGTAAGTCCCAACAAGATTCCTTATTGGCTGCAGTCGAAAAAGGCTGGATTACACTCATCGGAGCTACAACTGAAAACCCCAGTTTTGAAGTCATTCCTGCTTTATTATCGCGTTGTCAAGTGTACACCTTGAATGCTTTTAACAAAGAAGACTTAGAAGCCTTGCTAGACCGAGCAATGCAAACAGATGCCATTTTAAAAGAAAAAAAAATAAATCTAACCGAAACAGAAGCGCTACTGCGACTTTCTGGTGGCGATGGACGCAAACTATTAAATCTTTTCGAACTGGTCGTAAACGCCTCTAATGAAGATGAAATTTTCATCACCAACGATCGCGTACTCGAATTAGTACAACAAAACACCGTTTTGTATGACAAAACAGGAGAACAACATTATGATATTGTTTCGGCCTTCATCAAATCCATTCGAGGCAGCGATCCTAACGGAGCAGTCTATTGGCTAGCCCGAATGATTGAAGGGGGTGAAGATGTAAAATTCATTGCGCGACGCATGCTTATTCTTGCTAGCGAAGACATTGGTAATGCGAATCCTACTGCCTTTATTATGGCCAACAATACCTTCCAAGCAGTAGCTACTATTGGTTATCCTGAAAGCCGAATCATCCTCAGTCAATGTGCTGTGTATCTAGCTACTTCTCCAAAAAGTAATGCATCTTATATAGCTATTGGCAAAGCCCAGCAACTGGTCAAACAAACAGGAGACTTATCGGTACCTATTCATCTGCGCAATGCACCTACCCCATTAATGGCGGCATTAGGATATGGAGAAGAATACAAATACTCCCACGATTATGCAAACAATTTTGCCGAACAAGAATTTTTACCCGATGCAATATCTGGGACAACTCTTTATGAACCAGGAAATAATACTAGAGAAAATACCACTCGCGAATTCTTAAAAAACCGATGGAAAGACAAATACGGTTACTAA
- the rlmB gene encoding 23S rRNA (guanosine(2251)-2'-O)-methyltransferase RlmB: MEKENIIFGIRAIIEAIQAGAAVDKVFIQKEIAGELMKDLMKVMKRANINFSYVPVEKLNRLTPNNHQGAVASISPIGFMELEHLVESTMESGKKALFLILDQISDARNFGAIIRTAECTGVNGIIIQKAGSAPVNGDTVKTSAGAVFNVPICKVEHIKDAIFYLQSSGIKTVAATEKTEQNIYDIALNEPVAIIMGSEDRGINPSVLKIVDEKAKLPMFGTIGSLNVSVACGAFLYEAVRQRS, encoded by the coding sequence ATGGAAAAAGAAAATATAATATTTGGAATACGGGCCATAATCGAGGCTATACAAGCGGGAGCTGCAGTAGACAAAGTCTTCATTCAAAAAGAAATTGCAGGCGAACTAATGAAGGATTTAATGAAGGTAATGAAACGTGCTAATATTAATTTTTCCTACGTTCCTGTAGAAAAACTAAACCGTTTAACCCCTAACAACCACCAAGGAGCAGTTGCAAGCATCTCTCCTATCGGTTTTATGGAATTGGAACATTTAGTAGAATCCACCATGGAATCGGGTAAAAAAGCCTTATTTTTAATTTTGGATCAAATTTCGGACGCGCGTAATTTTGGTGCTATTATTAGAACTGCCGAATGTACTGGTGTAAATGGTATCATCATTCAAAAAGCAGGTTCTGCTCCCGTAAATGGAGACACTGTAAAAACATCTGCCGGTGCCGTATTCAATGTGCCTATTTGTAAAGTAGAACACATTAAAGACGCTATCTTTTATCTTCAAAGTTCAGGAATCAAAACCGTAGCCGCTACCGAAAAAACAGAACAAAATATCTACGACATTGCACTAAACGAACCCGTAGCCATCATCATGGGATCAGAAGACCGAGGAATCAATCCATCGGTATTAAAAATTGTAGATGAAAAAGCAAAATTACCAATGTTCGGGACAATCGGATCATTAAATGTGTCGGTAGCTTGTGGCGCCTTCCTATACGAAGCGGTAAGACAAAGAAGTTAG